One window of Psychrobacillus sp. FSL H8-0483 genomic DNA carries:
- the sigG gene encoding RNA polymerase sporulation sigma factor SigG — protein sequence MTRTKVELCGIDTSKLPLLSHEQMKEMFIRLQAGEESVKEELVMGNLRLVLSLVQRFAYRGEQADDLFQVGCIGLIKSIENFDLKHNVRFSTYAVPMIIGEIKRHLRDHHSVRVSRSLRDIAYKAMKAKEQYINDHLEEPTLEDLSKILEIPVEDILLSLDAIQDPVSLQEPIFSDGGDAIYMMDQLCDNDVSEDQWVTYFTVKESFQKLDTRQKKILTKRIYFGATQTEIAMDLGLSQAQISRLEKSALSTIQNQLNPK from the coding sequence ATGACGAGAACAAAAGTTGAATTATGCGGCATTGATACATCTAAGCTTCCTTTACTTTCCCACGAACAAATGAAAGAAATGTTTATTCGGTTACAAGCAGGAGAAGAATCCGTAAAAGAAGAATTAGTAATGGGTAATCTAAGATTAGTTTTAAGTTTAGTTCAACGGTTTGCTTATCGAGGAGAACAAGCCGATGATTTGTTTCAGGTTGGTTGTATAGGACTTATTAAGTCCATAGAGAATTTTGATTTAAAGCATAACGTACGATTTTCTACGTATGCTGTCCCTATGATCATTGGAGAAATAAAAAGACATTTGCGTGACCATCATTCCGTACGTGTTTCGAGGTCATTAAGAGATATTGCATATAAAGCCATGAAAGCAAAAGAACAATATATAAATGACCATTTAGAAGAGCCTACACTAGAAGACTTATCGAAAATATTAGAAATTCCAGTTGAGGACATATTGCTATCATTAGATGCCATTCAAGACCCTGTTTCTCTTCAAGAACCTATTTTTAGTGATGGGGGAGATGCTATCTATATGATGGACCAATTATGTGACAATGATGTGTCAGAAGATCAATGGGTTACTTATTTTACCGTGAAAGAGAGTTTTCAAAAGTTAGATACAAGGCAAAAGAAAATCTTGACAAAAAGGATTTATTTCGGAGCTACCCAAACCGAAATAGCAATGGATCTAGGGTTATCACAGGCACAAATATCCCGTTTAGAAAAAAGTGCACTTTCCACCATCCAAAATCAATTGAATCCAAAATAA
- the sigE gene encoding RNA polymerase sporulation sigma factor SigE produces MLLNLLRRVYFWFLSLRRKGVHYIGGNESLPKPLSREEEREMLLSFMEGNEHARDVLIERNLRLVVYIARRFDQTNTNIEDLISIGSIGLIKAVETFNLDKGIKLATYASRCIENEILMHLRKTNRMKSEVSFDEPLNSDSDGNELLLSDILGTSEDLIIEDVEKKLERQHVFEAINLLGNREKYIMQCRFGLNGQEEMTQKEVADHLGISQSYISRLEKKIILDLKELLNEPIA; encoded by the coding sequence ATGTTGTTGAACTTGTTACGCCGAGTGTATTTTTGGTTTCTTTCTCTTAGGAGAAAGGGAGTACATTATATTGGTGGCAATGAATCCCTACCCAAGCCACTCTCAAGAGAAGAAGAACGAGAAATGCTTTTATCCTTTATGGAAGGTAATGAACACGCAAGAGACGTTTTAATTGAGCGGAATTTAAGACTGGTTGTTTATATTGCAAGGAGATTTGATCAAACGAATACAAATATCGAAGATTTGATTAGTATTGGTTCTATTGGACTTATCAAGGCAGTGGAAACCTTTAATCTGGATAAAGGTATTAAGCTTGCAACATATGCATCTAGATGTATTGAGAATGAAATACTTATGCATTTGCGGAAAACAAACCGAATGAAATCGGAAGTTTCCTTTGATGAACCATTAAATTCAGATTCAGATGGAAATGAGCTCCTCTTATCCGATATATTAGGAACTAGTGAAGATTTAATCATTGAGGATGTGGAAAAAAAATTAGAGCGTCAGCATGTATTTGAAGCGATTAATCTGCTTGGAAATCGGGAAAAGTATATTATGCAATGTCGTTTTGGATTAAATGGACAGGAAGAAATGACTCAAAAAGAAGTAGCTGATCATTTAGGAATTTCCCAGTCTTATATATCTCGTTTAGAAAAGAAAATAATTTTAGATTTAAAAGAGCTGTTAAATGAACCGATAGCTTAA
- a CDS encoding YggS family pyridoxal phosphate-dependent enzyme, which translates to MTNVQQNLILIQQKMEDACIRANRKAEYVTIIAVTKEVSVDRTKEVILTGVNHLGENRPEGLKKKLDAISVDVKWHYIGSLQTRKVKSVINEVDYLHSLDRISLAEEIEKRATSIKDCFVQVNVAEEESKHGLSFEEVETFIEELKNFSRIRVIGLMTMAPDTDDDSVIRNVFRKLKELQVKIANKQLPYAPCNELSMGMSGDYEIAIEEGATFVRIGTALVGKEKKEVL; encoded by the coding sequence ATGACAAATGTGCAGCAAAATTTAATACTTATTCAACAAAAAATGGAAGATGCTTGTATTCGTGCTAATAGAAAAGCGGAATATGTTACAATTATTGCAGTAACGAAAGAAGTTTCCGTGGATAGAACGAAAGAAGTTATTCTTACTGGTGTAAACCATCTTGGAGAAAACAGACCAGAAGGTTTAAAGAAAAAATTAGATGCCATTTCAGTCGATGTTAAATGGCATTACATAGGGTCTTTACAAACGAGAAAAGTTAAATCGGTTATCAATGAAGTGGATTATTTACATTCATTAGATCGAATTAGTTTAGCAGAAGAAATAGAAAAAAGAGCAACTTCTATAAAAGATTGCTTTGTGCAAGTCAATGTGGCAGAAGAAGAATCAAAACATGGTCTTTCTTTTGAAGAAGTAGAAACCTTTATCGAAGAGTTAAAAAACTTTTCACGTATACGTGTCATTGGTTTGATGACGATGGCTCCAGATACGGACGATGATTCTGTCATTCGAAATGTTTTTCGTAAACTAAAAGAATTACAAGTGAAAATTGCAAATAAGCAATTACCATACGCTCCATGCAATGAGTTATCGATGGGTATGTCTGGAGACTATGAAATAGCTATTGAGGAAGGCGCTACATTTGTTAGAATTGGAACAGCATTAGTCGGCAAAGAGAAGAAGGAGGTTTTATGA
- a CDS encoding YlmC/YmxH family sporulation protein — MKFSEAQQKEVIEANSGQLLGFIVDAEIDKDSGHIISFIVETNGAYPSIFNKKRETKKIAVQNIAIIGKDVIIVSKNLE, encoded by the coding sequence ATGAAATTTTCAGAGGCACAACAAAAAGAGGTCATAGAAGCAAATAGCGGTCAATTATTAGGATTTATAGTGGATGCAGAAATAGATAAAGATAGCGGACATATTATTTCATTTATTGTAGAAACAAATGGAGCTTATCCATCCATATTTAATAAAAAAAGAGAAACGAAAAAAATTGCTGTTCAAAATATAGCGATAATTGGAAAAGATGTTATTATTGTTTCAAAAAACTTAGAATAG
- a CDS encoding sigma-E processing peptidase SpoIIGA has translation MYAEVMIATNTFFNYTVLAFANRIGWIENQKRYLLLSAFTAGVITVIFSHHVMTLFFTFFLMIGIAFWKKRTQIVKAITLTLLASIFAGGLLTAIAPMYTNSSNTFMIVNFALIATGGLYLLTKHVLHLNIAHSDRELLYSSNVTLFGNTKELTLFIDSGNECKEPLSNAPVHFVAAEVLQGVLPESLFRAISNWEFEKNVGLDKLPKEYASKLRLIPISTIQKEKAWVIGIKYEQWIVNDLVLPKGYIVMTRVKDKFPHGADGILHSSSYFYLKKRSVK, from the coding sequence ATGTACGCGGAAGTTATGATAGCAACTAATACTTTTTTCAACTATACCGTTTTAGCATTTGCAAACAGAATTGGTTGGATTGAAAATCAAAAAAGATATTTGCTACTTTCTGCTTTTACTGCTGGAGTGATAACAGTAATTTTTTCACATCATGTTATGACATTGTTTTTTACTTTCTTCCTCATGATCGGAATCGCTTTTTGGAAGAAACGTACACAAATTGTCAAAGCAATAACATTGACGTTACTCGCAAGTATTTTTGCTGGTGGTTTATTAACAGCGATTGCCCCAATGTATACAAATAGTAGTAATACATTTATGATCGTAAATTTTGCGTTAATAGCAACGGGCGGATTATATTTGCTAACGAAACATGTTCTGCATCTAAATATTGCACATTCGGATAGAGAATTACTATATTCATCTAATGTCACTTTGTTTGGAAACACAAAAGAGTTAACTCTTTTTATTGACTCCGGAAATGAATGTAAAGAGCCGCTTTCTAATGCTCCAGTCCATTTTGTAGCCGCTGAAGTGCTACAAGGTGTCCTTCCAGAATCTCTGTTTCGAGCAATCAGCAATTGGGAATTTGAAAAAAATGTAGGGTTGGATAAACTTCCAAAAGAATATGCAAGTAAATTACGTTTAATACCTATTTCTACTATACAAAAAGAAAAAGCATGGGTTATTGGTATTAAGTACGAACAATGGATTGTAAACGATCTAGTATTGCCTAAAGGATATATTGTGATGACTAGGGTAAAAGACAAATTTCCACATGGAGCGGATGGAATTTTGCATAGTTCCTCGTACTTTTATTTAAAGAAAAGGAGTGTCAAATAA
- a CDS encoding DUF881 domain-containing protein — translation MKRTVYIRFTIILLIVGFMLSVQYNTVQNPETRDTRDIWAIRQELAKETELHSELLSEVRVLEQTIGKYENMVNESPKIALNDTVEQLEREIGLDDVNSPGLMITVEPSLESMIVGQAIEEISPDLLVRLINEINRFKAKAVEVDGKRIIYSSAIRDVNGKTTVNNLAIRRAPFNIKIGTSTYEDAKKMYNQLEASAIGDDFYIDNLRLVIGEPQHSMSISAYDQTVSKQFLQEVPGGE, via the coding sequence ATGAAAAGAACCGTCTATATTCGGTTTACTATAATTTTGTTAATAGTTGGTTTTATGTTATCGGTTCAATATAACACAGTACAAAATCCAGAAACTAGAGATACGAGAGATATTTGGGCAATTCGACAAGAACTGGCGAAAGAAACAGAATTACATTCAGAGTTGTTATCGGAAGTTCGTGTACTTGAACAAACCATTGGTAAATACGAGAATATGGTCAACGAAAGTCCAAAAATTGCTTTAAATGATACGGTGGAACAGTTAGAAAGAGAAATTGGATTAGATGATGTGAATAGTCCAGGGCTTATGATAACTGTAGAACCCTCTTTAGAAAGTATGATTGTAGGACAAGCAATAGAAGAGATTTCACCCGATTTACTTGTCCGTTTAATAAATGAAATTAATCGATTTAAAGCAAAAGCAGTAGAAGTAGACGGGAAACGGATTATATACTCCTCTGCTATAAGAGATGTCAATGGTAAAACAACTGTAAACAACCTTGCGATTAGACGTGCTCCATTTAACATTAAAATAGGAACTTCTACATATGAAGATGCCAAAAAAATGTACAATCAATTGGAGGCTTCAGCAATAGGTGACGACTTTTATATTGATAATTTAAGACTAGTAATTGGAGAGCCACAACATAGCATGAGTATATCTGCATATGACCAAACAGTAAGTAAGCAATTTCTACAAGAAGTTCCAGGAGGAGAGTAA
- the ftsZ gene encoding cell division protein FtsZ, which translates to MLEFETNEDQLAIIKVIGVGGGGNNAVNRMIEHGVQGVDFIAVNTDAQALNMSKAEVKLQIGGKLTRGLGAGANPEVGKKAAEESKELIEEALRGADMVFVTAGMGGGTGTGAAPVIAQIARDLGALTVGVVTRPFTFEGRKRSTQAVGGIGMMKEAVDTLIVIPNDRLLEIVDKNTPMLEAFREADNVLRQGVQGISDLIAVPGLINLDFADVKTIMSNKGAALMGIGISAGENRAAEAAKKAISSPLLETSIDGATGVLMNITGGSNLSLFEVQEAADIVASASDEEVNMIFGSVINDNLKDEIVVTVIATGFNEEVITQKQPRGTGFGAARAQHAATTPNREPRKEEQHTQQPLHQERQTSSHQQEDALDIPTFLRNRQRRN; encoded by the coding sequence ATGTTAGAATTTGAAACAAACGAAGATCAATTAGCGATTATTAAAGTTATTGGAGTCGGTGGCGGCGGTAACAACGCAGTAAATCGAATGATTGAACACGGAGTTCAAGGTGTTGATTTTATAGCAGTTAATACGGATGCACAAGCTCTAAATATGTCAAAAGCCGAAGTGAAACTTCAAATTGGTGGTAAATTGACGAGAGGATTAGGAGCAGGCGCGAATCCCGAAGTTGGAAAGAAAGCAGCGGAAGAAAGCAAAGAACTAATAGAAGAAGCATTAAGAGGCGCTGATATGGTATTTGTTACTGCTGGAATGGGTGGAGGAACCGGTACTGGAGCAGCTCCTGTAATTGCTCAAATTGCCCGTGATTTAGGAGCTCTAACAGTAGGAGTAGTTACTCGTCCATTTACATTTGAAGGACGTAAACGTTCTACGCAAGCTGTAGGTGGTATCGGGATGATGAAAGAAGCGGTTGATACGCTTATCGTTATTCCAAATGATCGCTTACTTGAAATCGTAGACAAAAATACGCCAATGCTTGAAGCATTTAGAGAAGCAGATAATGTTTTACGTCAAGGGGTTCAGGGTATTTCAGATTTAATCGCTGTTCCAGGATTAATTAACCTAGACTTTGCAGATGTTAAAACGATTATGTCCAATAAAGGGGCAGCACTAATGGGAATTGGTATTTCTGCAGGTGAGAATCGTGCTGCAGAAGCTGCGAAAAAAGCAATCTCAAGTCCTCTTCTTGAAACATCTATTGATGGAGCGACAGGTGTACTTATGAATATTACAGGTGGATCCAATTTAAGTTTATTTGAAGTTCAAGAAGCTGCTGATATTGTTGCTTCTGCTTCGGATGAAGAAGTAAATATGATTTTTGGTTCAGTTATTAATGATAACTTGAAAGATGAAATAGTCGTTACTGTAATTGCAACAGGGTTTAACGAAGAAGTAATTACGCAAAAACAACCTAGAGGTACAGGATTCGGTGCTGCTAGAGCTCAACATGCTGCAACAACACCTAATCGTGAACCACGAAAAGAAGAACAACATACACAACAACCATTACACCAAGAACGTCAAACATCAAGTCATCAACAAGAAGATGCACTAGACATTCCGACGTTTTTGAGAAATCGTCAACGTAGAAACTAA
- a CDS encoding YggT family protein produces MSFVLYLLSQAVTLYTYALIVYILMSWVPNIQQSTFGQFLGRICEPYLEPFRKIIPPLGMIDISPIVAIFVLQLAMKGIWSLASFI; encoded by the coding sequence ATGAGCTTTGTATTATATTTGTTAAGTCAAGCAGTAACTTTATATACGTATGCATTAATTGTTTATATATTGATGTCATGGGTACCAAATATACAGCAATCAACGTTTGGTCAATTTTTAGGAAGAATTTGTGAACCTTATTTAGAGCCATTCCGAAAAATCATCCCACCACTTGGAATGATTGATATTTCACCAATTGTTGCAATTTTTGTTTTACAGCTTGCAATGAAAGGTATTTGGTCACTAGCTTCATTCATTTAA
- the ftsA gene encoding cell division protein FtsA has product MNQSELYVSLDIGSSSIKVLIGEMNDDSLHVIGVGNVKSNGIRKGTIVDIDATVQSIKKAISEAERMIGMSIQEIVLGIPANLANIQNVKGVVAVNREDREITDGDLERVIESAQVMSIPPERELINIAPKQFIVDHLEEIKDPRGMIGTRLEMDGIMMTTSKTILHNVLRCVERAGLQVREIYLQPLAGGHFALTEDEKNHGTAYIDIGGGSTTIAIFNEGHLINTSVIPVGGDHITKDLSIVLKTPTEQAEMIKLKYGHAFYDDASDDELFEVPVIGADMKEQYSQRYIAEIIGVRLEELFELILEDFYRIGLQDLPGGVVITGGVSKLEGIGQLARHILQTRVRLYTPDYIGVREPQYTTAVGLIRYAYKEDLFYGKIGNSHALSQLAHNEVVSSPKKQKQTQNLTSENKESAMTKAKKFFDKFFE; this is encoded by the coding sequence TTGAATCAATCTGAATTGTACGTATCATTAGATATCGGGTCGTCTTCCATTAAAGTTTTGATTGGAGAAATGAATGATGACTCGCTGCATGTTATAGGAGTAGGAAATGTAAAATCAAATGGAATCCGTAAAGGCACCATTGTAGATATAGATGCAACAGTTCAGTCTATTAAAAAAGCCATAAGTGAGGCTGAAAGAATGATTGGAATGTCTATTCAAGAAATAGTGTTAGGAATCCCTGCTAACTTAGCAAACATACAAAACGTTAAAGGTGTAGTAGCTGTTAATAGAGAAGATAGAGAAATTACGGATGGAGATTTGGAACGTGTAATCGAATCTGCTCAAGTAATGTCTATTCCTCCTGAGAGAGAGCTAATTAATATTGCGCCTAAGCAGTTTATCGTCGACCACTTGGAAGAAATAAAAGATCCTCGTGGCATGATAGGTACTCGTCTTGAGATGGATGGAATCATGATGACTACATCAAAAACAATTTTACATAACGTGTTAAGATGTGTGGAAAGAGCCGGTCTTCAGGTAAGAGAGATATATTTACAGCCTCTAGCAGGCGGTCATTTTGCTTTAACAGAAGACGAAAAAAATCATGGCACCGCTTATATTGATATTGGTGGCGGATCCACAACAATTGCTATTTTCAATGAAGGTCACTTGATTAATACTTCTGTTATTCCAGTTGGTGGAGATCATATTACAAAAGATTTATCGATCGTTTTGAAAACACCAACAGAACAAGCAGAGATGATTAAATTAAAATATGGACATGCTTTTTATGATGATGCTTCAGATGACGAACTTTTTGAGGTTCCAGTTATTGGTGCAGATATGAAAGAACAATACTCTCAACGATATATTGCGGAGATAATTGGGGTTCGTTTAGAGGAATTGTTTGAATTGATATTGGAAGATTTTTACCGTATTGGTCTCCAAGACTTGCCAGGTGGTGTTGTTATTACCGGGGGAGTATCAAAATTAGAAGGTATTGGTCAACTGGCAAGACATATTTTACAAACAAGAGTGAGATTGTATACACCAGACTATATTGGTGTTCGTGAGCCGCAATACACAACAGCGGTTGGTCTTATAAGATATGCCTATAAAGAAGATCTTTTCTATGGTAAAATTGGGAATAGCCATGCTTTATCTCAGCTTGCGCATAATGAAGTAGTTTCTAGTCCAAAAAAACAAAAACAAACACAAAATTTGACAAGTGAAAACAAAGAGAGTGCGATGACAAAAGCGAAGAAATTCTTCGACAAATTTTTTGAATGA
- a CDS encoding YlmH/Sll1252 family protein: MEHVLQHFRKEEQPFIEQVVSLMREIEDRYAPKLTDFLDPRQQFIVDSIRRQYDGIESSAEGALDGAERKRVLLYPSYFIPANDEFALTVVEVNYPKKFVTLRHKDVLGSMMSLGMDRSKFGDIRVEDGAIQFVVASEILEYVRANFNGIGKVKVQVETVEDPLNYFQQQEEWTSESLTVSSLRLDTVISSVFNISRQKSASLIQSGKVKVNWVEKDQTSMELQELDLLSIRGLGRVKLMMIEGRTKKDKIRLQIGRLEQKN; encoded by the coding sequence ATGGAACATGTGCTACAGCATTTTAGAAAAGAAGAGCAGCCATTTATTGAACAAGTAGTGAGTTTGATGCGAGAAATTGAAGATCGATATGCTCCTAAGCTAACAGATTTTTTGGATCCGAGACAGCAATTTATCGTCGATTCGATCCGTAGACAATATGATGGTATCGAATCGTCAGCAGAAGGTGCTTTAGATGGTGCAGAAAGAAAAAGAGTACTTTTGTATCCTTCTTATTTTATCCCAGCTAATGATGAATTTGCGCTAACTGTTGTGGAAGTTAATTATCCTAAGAAGTTTGTTACTTTGCGTCATAAAGATGTTCTTGGTTCGATGATGTCACTTGGCATGGATAGAAGTAAATTCGGAGATATTCGTGTAGAGGATGGTGCCATTCAATTTGTCGTTGCTTCTGAAATTTTAGAGTATGTTCGAGCTAACTTTAATGGAATAGGAAAAGTGAAAGTACAAGTAGAAACAGTGGAAGATCCTTTAAACTATTTCCAACAACAGGAGGAATGGACATCGGAAAGTCTTACTGTTAGTTCATTAAGGTTAGACACAGTCATTTCATCCGTTTTTAATATTTCTCGTCAAAAATCAGCTTCACTTATTCAAAGTGGTAAAGTGAAAGTGAATTGGGTAGAGAAAGATCAAACGTCGATGGAATTACAAGAATTAGACTTACTCTCCATTCGTGGGTTAGGAAGAGTTAAATTAATGATGATTGAAGGTAGAACAAAAAAAGATAAAATTCGACTTCAAATAGGTCGATTAGAGCAAAAAAATTAA
- a CDS encoding DUF1290 domain-containing protein yields the protein MWLPLLGLILGISLGLLTDIQIPKIYESYLSIAVLAALDTLFGGIRAQLQHVYDDKVFVSGFFFNIALAAALAFLGVHLGVDLYLAAIFAFGVRLFQNIAVIRRILLTKWSERKNA from the coding sequence ATGTGGTTACCATTATTAGGTCTAATACTTGGAATTTCACTTGGTCTTTTAACAGATATACAAATTCCAAAAATATATGAAAGCTATTTGTCCATAGCCGTTTTAGCTGCATTAGATACTCTGTTCGGAGGAATTCGAGCACAATTGCAGCATGTCTATGATGATAAGGTATTTGTATCTGGATTCTTCTTTAATATTGCGCTAGCCGCTGCGCTAGCCTTCTTAGGAGTTCATCTGGGGGTTGATTTATACTTAGCTGCTATATTTGCATTCGGTGTGCGTTTGTTTCAAAATATTGCTGTGATACGAAGAATTTTATTAACAAAATGGAGTGAGAGAAAAAATGCATAA
- a CDS encoding DivIVA domain-containing protein has product MPLTPLDIHNKEFSRGFRGYSEDEVNEFLDQIMKDLEILIKEKKDLETRLKSSSEKVGHFTSIEETLHKSIVVAQEAAEEVRRNSQKEAKLIVKEAEKNADRIVNEALTKARRIALEIEDLKKQSKVFRNRFKMLIEAQLDLINTDDWNHLMEYDADTAAIERISATED; this is encoded by the coding sequence ATGCCATTAACACCACTTGATATACATAACAAGGAATTCAGTAGAGGATTTAGAGGATACAGTGAAGATGAAGTAAATGAATTCCTCGATCAAATTATGAAGGACCTTGAAATCCTTATTAAAGAGAAAAAGGATCTGGAAACTAGACTGAAATCTTCAAGCGAAAAGGTAGGACATTTCACATCCATTGAAGAGACTTTACATAAGTCTATCGTTGTTGCCCAGGAAGCAGCAGAAGAAGTTAGACGCAATTCTCAAAAAGAGGCAAAACTAATTGTAAAAGAAGCAGAAAAAAATGCAGATCGAATTGTTAACGAAGCACTTACAAAGGCGAGAAGAATTGCACTTGAGATTGAGGATTTGAAGAAGCAATCGAAAGTATTCCGTAATCGCTTTAAAATGCTCATAGAAGCACAATTAGACTTGATCAATACAGACGATTGGAATCATTTAATGGAGTATGATGCAGATACAGCAGCAATAGAACGTATATCTGCAACAGAGGATTAA
- a CDS encoding cell division protein SepF, translating to MSMKNWVKNFFYLDEDEDATEAEQPRSQQQRPVENQLRQQPIKSSSKERKFNTATKETNAPNLVSIQNMQKSSKVILIEPRVYAEAQDISEHLKSKKAVIVNLQRIDKEQGIRIIDFLSGTVYALGGDIQRIGTDIFLCAPDSVEVAGAISDYYYNDLD from the coding sequence ATGAGCATGAAAAACTGGGTAAAAAATTTCTTCTATTTAGACGAAGATGAAGACGCAACCGAAGCAGAACAACCAAGATCTCAACAACAAAGACCCGTGGAAAATCAATTAAGACAACAGCCAATTAAATCCTCATCAAAAGAGCGTAAATTTAATACAGCAACCAAAGAAACAAATGCACCAAATCTTGTGAGTATTCAAAATATGCAAAAATCTTCCAAAGTAATCTTAATTGAGCCACGTGTGTATGCAGAAGCTCAAGATATTTCCGAACACTTGAAAAGCAAAAAAGCAGTTATTGTCAATTTACAACGTATTGATAAAGAGCAAGGAATAAGAATAATCGACTTTTTAAGCGGAACAGTGTACGCTTTAGGTGGAGACATACAACGAATAGGGACGGATATTTTCCTTTGTGCACCAGACTCAGTAGAAGTAGCTGGCGCCATATCGGATTATTATTATAACGACCTTGATTGA